CCTCGGTGCTGGTGGTGGCGTTCCATGCCCACGCTCCGAGCAGACATCCGAGGGCGGTGACGACCACGGCCGCGACGACAAGACCAGGCCGTCTGCGCAGCTTGGGCGGGGGAGTGATCGGCGGCGCGACGTCGGGCGCGGTGCGGTGGGGGCCGGGTCTCCGGTCCTCTCGGGCAGTCGTGGTCACTTCGTCCCTCCCCGCGCAGCGCTCGTCAGTTCACGAGCACCTGCGCTTCGCCGATTCGGATCTGCGTCGAGCGGTTGAGGCCGTCGAGGCGGATCGTCCCGGTCTGGCCCGCGCCCGACCAGGTGATGACCCAGCTCGAGGTCGCGGTGACGGTGTAGGCGTCATCGGTCTGGCCCGCGCTCGACTTCTTGTAGGTGTGGCCGCAGTCGGGGGAGTACTTCCGCCCGTACTCTGGCTTGTACGGCGACCCCGCCGTGTCGCAGACAACTTCGGTTCCGTCGCCCATGTCCCAGGTGATGTGCAGGACCTTCGCCGTTGCAGTGATCGTGATGCCGCCTGCGGACGCACTTTCGGTGATCGGGCCGAAGGTCTGGCTGCTCGGCGCTATGGCCCACATCCACACGGGCATGCCGACCAGACCCATGCTGTCGGGACCGGGCTCGGGAGCGATGCCGATGTCGATCGCCCTGAGGTGCATGTTCTCGATGGCGATCTGTGCGACCACTCTCGGCGTCGGCCCCGTGCCGGAATTCGGCGGCGGATCCTGTGTCCATATTGTGATGAGCAGCCCCGTTTGGGGCTGGTCGCAGTAGTAGACGGCGCCGTCGCCGGGCTCGTGGTCTTGCCACATCGGATCGCCAGCCGGCGGTTGGGGTTGAACCAGGGTGATGTAGCAGTGGTACGCGTTCGACCAGTAGGCGCCGTCCTTCGTGCATGGGACCGGCCCAGGCGGTGGCTTCGTGACGCCTTGGCTCGTACCGTCCCAATAGCAGGCGGCGCCGCTACCGGTGTCCTCCGGCCCATCGTCGCCTGGCGTGCCCGGCGTGCCGGGATTGCCCGGGACGTGGATCCAGATCAGGCATTCGCCAGTGGCGGGGTCGGTCTGACCGCAGACCGTGCCGTCGGCGTACGCCGTCCCGGACGCAAGGGCAGTGAGGCTGGCGGTGGCGAGGGCGGTCAGCAGGAGACGAATCAGGATGCTGCGCATGGCGTCTGCTCGAGGTCCTGGCCCGTAACCACCCGCCATCCGCCGCTCGGGTCGGCGGCGTAGTCGTAGTTCGCAACGGTGTAACGCGTCCACCCGGTGTCCGGGCGGTCGGGGGAGACGATCGACTTGCCGCTCTTGTCGAGCACATCGACCTTGGTGACGTCCCAGCAGACGTCGATGACGACCGCGGGCACTTTGCCGGCGTCCGGGTCGGAGTTGTCGAGGGTGACCGACTGGACCTTCAGTTCGCTGATAGCCGTGGTGCCGGTCTGGCGCTGTCCTTGATCTCGCTGCCGCTGTACGAGGGACTGCACCGCGTTGCGCTGTGCGCCGATCGCGACGGTAACGAGCTCCTTCAGGTCGCTGGAGGGATCGGCCCGAAGCCCGTCGAGGACGGCGTAGTAGTCGGTCATCGCCGCCGTTGCGTCCGCGGTCGCGGCGTCGTTCGGAGACGTCGGCGACGCGCTGGTCGTCGGCTCTGTCGACTCTGTAGGGGACGACGTGGCTGGCGTCGTCGGCGGAGGATCCGCATCGTTGTCGGCGCACGCCGACACCGCGGCCAACAGAACTGTGCCAGTCGCCAGGAAGGTCAACCCGAGTCGGTTCTTCATAGGTGTGGTCCTGCTTCCTCTCGCCATCGGCGATGAGGCGCGACGACATCCCGCGGGCGGTGCGTGCATCGTCTGAACCTCATCGTAAGCCTGATTCGCGGATTCGGACCCGACGTCTTTACCCAGGTCGCTTCAGGGGTCAGGTGCTCGTCTCTGCCCAAGCCGGTTGTCCCACCTCCATTCCTCCGCCTCTCCCTCCCCTTCGCTCCTTCAGCCGTCTCGCTCACCTCGTCCTGCCCATCGTCGCTCCGCGCCCTCATCCCGTCCCGCTTCTGCGCCTCCTCGACTACCGCCTTCTTGCCTTCACACGGTGTGCAGATCGAGGGGGTTGTGGAGAAGGACACGTACCTGAGCTCTATGGAACGGAAACGGCCGTGACGGTCTCGATGCGCCGGATGTCGGCAGGCAGCGGATATCAATACCTGCTGCGCAGCGTCGCGGCGGGCGATGGCACGCGGTCCCTAACGACGCCGTTGACGCGCTACCACTCCGAGGTCGGTACGCCGCCCGGGCGCTGGCTCGGTTCCGGCGTGGTCGCATTCGGGGCCAGCCAACTCCGGCCCGGCATGCAGGTGACCGAGGAGCAACTCGCCCTGCTCGTCGGCATGGGCCGAGACCCCATCACCGGAGGGCAACTGGGCAAGGCCTATCCGTCGTACAAGCGGCTGTCGGACCGCATTGAGGAGCGCGTCGCCGCGCTCGACCCGGAGATGACCCAGGAGGACTACGCGGCCGAAACGACACGGATCGAGGCAGAGGAGACCCGCGCTGGTATGCGACGAGCGGTCGCCGGATTCGACCTCACGTTCAGCGTCCCGAAGTCGGTCTCTGTCCTCTGGGGTGTCGCAGACGCAATCACCCAGGAACGGATCGTCGCCGCCCATCACGCCGCGGTGTCAGACGTCATTGCGCTCTTTGAACGAGAGGTTGCCGCCACCCGTGCGGGCATCTCCGATGCCGACGGCGCCGTCGCCCAGGTCGACGTGGCTGGCGTCGCCGCCGTCGCCTACGACCACTTCGACTCGAGGGCCGGCGACCCGCAGCTCCACACCCATGTCGTCATCGCCAACAAGGTCCTCACCGTCATGGACAGCCGCTGGCGCAGCCTCGACGGACGCCCTGTCTTCGCCTCACGTACAGGCCTGTCCGCCTATTACGACGCCCTCCTTGCCGACCGGCTGTCGCGCGGCCTCGGCATCGAATGGGAGCTGCGGCAGCGCGGTCCCGACCGAAATCCCCGCTGGGAGATAGCAGGTGTCACCGACCAGTTGATCACCGAGTTCTCCAGCCGCACCCGCGAGATCGAGCTCGAGAAGGACGAACTCATCGCGGAGTACGTCGCACGGCACGGGCGGATGCCATCAGCCAGGACCATTGTCGAACTTCGGGCCCAGGCGACGCTGGCCACGCGCCCGCCGAAGGAGATCCGGTCGCTCGCCGATCTCACCGCGGGTTGGCGGCGAAGGGCCGCCGAGCGGTTGGGGACCGAGCCCACCGGGTGGTCGCAGTCGGTGATCGGTCGAGAGGGCGACCTCCTGACAGCGGAGGACGTGCCGCTGGCTGCGATCGATGCGATCGGTGCCCAGGTGGTCGCGGCGGTCTCGGTGAAGCGGGCCGTGTGGACGCACTGGAACCTGATGGCCGAGGCGGCGAAGCAGACGATGGATCTGAGGTTCGCGACGACCGAAGACCGCGAGGCCGTCGTCGGCCTCATCGTCGACGCGGCCCAGGAACGCTCCGTAGCCCTGACGCCGCCCGAGCTTGCCCTTAGCCCGGCTCGGTTCCAGCGCGAGGACGGCACGAGCCGGTTCCGCCCGCGGCACAGTGAGAAGTACTCCTCGATCGCAGTGCTCAACGCCGAAGCGCGACTGTTGGCACGCGCCGAGAAGGTGGCCGCGCCAACGGTGTCAGGCGGGGTTGCAGGGCGTGCAGGTGGCCGTGGCACGGTCTCACTGACCGGTCAGCAGCGGCGTGCTGTGGAGCGCATCTGTCGCTCAGGGCGCCAGATTGACCTTCTCGTCGGGCCTGCCGGCGCTGGCAAGACCACCACGATGAGAGCGCTCCGCACGGCCTGGATCAGCAAACACGGGCGGGGGAGTGTCGTCGGTCTGGCGCCGTCCGCCGCTGCAGCCCAGGCGCTGGCCGACGACCTCGGCGTCGCGTGCGAGAACACGGCGAAGTGGCTCCACGAATCCGACCAGGGCCGGACCGAACTGCGGCGTGGCCAACTGGTGATCGTCGACGAGGCGACTCTCGCCGACACGATGACCCTGGATCGGCTCACGGGGATCGCCGCTTGTGCGGGCGCCAAGGTCCTGCTGGTCGGCGATCCCCACCAGCTTCAGTCCGTCGATGCCGGCGGCGCCTTCGCGCTCCTCGTCGACCGGCGCGCGGACGCGCCGGAGTTGAATGAGATCCACCGGTTCGCCAACGAGTGGGAGAGGGAGGCCTCCCTTGCGCTGAGTCGCGGAGACGTCCAGGTTATCTCGGCGTACGCCCGTCACAAGCGGATCCGCGAGGGCCTCACGGACGAGATGGTCGACGCGGCTTACGTCGCTTGGCGCGCCGACTGCGCGGCCGGGCGCGCCAGCATCTTCGTAACCGAGTCGGTTCGGGACGTCCGCGCGCTCAACGAACGCGCCCGGGCCGAGCGGCTGCTTATGGACGGCGCCGTCGATCACCGCGAGGCACAACTGGTCGACGGCTGCCGAGCGTCGGTCGGAGACGTCGTGATCACGCGTCAGAACGACCGCCGCATCCGGACCACGCGTGGCGGGTGGGTGAAGAACGGCGACCGTTGGCTGGTCACCGACATCCGGCGAGACGGGTCTGTCGTAGTCAAGCGCCTCCGAGGCGACGGCCGGCGAACGGTCCTGCCGCCGGAGTACGTCGCCGAGAACCTCGATCTCGGCTACGCCGTCACCGCACATCGAGCACAAGGCGTCACCGTCGACACTGCACATGTCGTCGTGACCGCATCTACGACCCGAGAGAACCTGTACGTCTCGATGACCCGCGGCCGCGAGTCCAACATCGCGTATGTCGCTCTCGACCAGCCCGACGACAGCCATTCCACGCCGGAGGCGGACGACGTCACAGCCAGGACGGTCCTGTACGGCGTCCTCCAGCACAGCGGCGCCGACATCTCGGCGACGCAGACCATCGAGGCCGAGTACGAACTCCACGGCGGCGTCGACCGGCTTGCAGCCGAACTCGAGACGATCGCCGCCGACGCCCAGCACGACCGCTTCGTCGGCCTCCTCAGCCGCTCCGGGCTGACCGCCGAGCAGCAGGCCGCGGTCGTCGGGTCGACGGCCTTCGGCCCGCTCGCTGCGGCACTTCGTCGCGCCGAGGCATACCACCACGATCTCGAACGTCTTCTGCCTCAAGTCGTTGGGCGACACGGTCTCGACGACGCCGACGACATCGCCGCGGTTCTGCGCTACCGGGTCGACAAACTCGCAGCGACTCCGCCGCGTGGTTGCCGCGTCCGTCCGCGGCTTATCGCGGGCCTGTTCCCCGAACCACTCGGCCCGATGTCAGCCGAGGACCGACAAGCGATCGACGAACGGAAGGAGTTGATCGAGTCGCGTGCACGGAATCTCCTCGATGTCGGCATCAGAGGCGGCACCGCTTGGACGCGTCGGCTCGGCGAACCTCCGCAGGATCCCGCCAAGTGCGAGCAATGGGTCCGAGCTGCGACGTCGATCGCCGCATACCGGGATCGCTACAAGGTCATCAGCGATCTGCCGCTGGCCGGCAGCGCGGCAAACAACGCCCAGCGTGCCGACCGTCAGCGCGTGCTGATGGCGCTGCGGGAAGCTGCCGCACTGTCGCGCCCCAGCCGCACCGAATCCCGCGTCGTCGGAGCCCAACTCCAGGCCGTCTCGGCTCCATAGCCCGGGGGCGCGCGTCCGTTGTCCACAGGAGGTGATCTCAGGCGGCGTGGGGGCGGACGCCGGCGTATTACGAGCTGTGACCCCGTCAGAAAGGCGATCCCATGATCATGCCTCTTGCTCTTCCCGTTGTCGCCGCGGTGGCCCTCGCGCACCGATACCTGGTGCTTAATGCCCCGTCGAACGTACTGATCCGCCGAGTGCGCGCAGCGGCGCCTACTCTAAGGAAGGGTGGCGCGATGCTCGCTCTATCGTCGGTCCTGCTTCTCGCGATGAAGGCCGTGTCGGATGGCATCGCAGCCGGCGCCCCCGGCTGGCTAAACCTGGTCCTCGTGATGCTCGGCTGGGACGCAATCAAGTTCGCGATGCTGGCTGCGATCGAACTCTGGCGGGTCGTCATTGCCGGCCTGAAGTGGGTGGCGGCTACGCCAGCACCGGTGGCGCGAACCAAGGCGGTGCCTCGCTAGCCGGTAGACCTTTCGCGAAGAACCACCCGCTTTTGTCGGTCGTCTTTACTACAGTGCCTCGAGCGGCCATTCCCGTGGCCGGGAGCAGGATTTCCTCGAGGATTGGTGATGCGGGTGGGTGGCAGCATCGGCTCGCTCGTGACGTTCGAGGGCGCCCCCGGCATTGGTCGCGTCACGGCCGTCGAGGGTGGCGCTGCATGCGTCACGTTCTTCGAATCGCCCGTCGAGGTCGAAGTAGAATTGGCTTGGGTCGACCTTGGTCTTCTGCGCGGAGTGACTCTCGACGAACAGACGCGTGTCTTCGTGCCGACGGTCGATGGCCGCTGGCGTGCCGGTCGGGTCGTGGGTGGGCGCGCGCCTGAGTATTTTGTCCGGTTCCCCAACGTCCACTACGACGTCGAGGTTCCCGAGGCGAGTCTTCGAGTCCGCTGGGACCGACCCACGAAAGACCCTGTCCAGGTGTTGCTGGCCGGCGCCAATGAGACTCCGCGATTTCGGGACGCGCGCCAGCCTGTCCGCAATCTCCTGCTGGCCGAGCGGGCGGCGTCGATGTCCGCAACCGGACTCGCCTCGGCTGGTGTCGGCATCCACGAGCACCAAGTGAACGCGGCCCTCCGCATCATCAATGACCCGATTCAGAGGTACCTTCTCGCCGATGAGGTCGGGATGGGCAAGACGATTCAGGCCGGCTTCGTTGTTCGGCAGTTGCTGATCGATGACCCATCCCGTCGCGTCGGTTTCATCGTTCCAGAAGCACTTCGCGAGCAATGGCAAGCCGAACTGTTGGACAAGTTCTACCTCGATGACTTCGCGAGATCGGATGGCCGACTTCCCTTCGCCATTCGCGGCCATCACGAGGTCGATGAGTGGAACAAGTTTCAGAGCGCTGACCTGCTTGTGATTGACGAGGCGCATCAGTTGGCCCGTGCCGAGTCCCCAGACGACCAGCCATACCGCCAACTGACAGCGGTCGCCCACGCGGTTCCACGCCTCCTCCTGCTCTCCGCGACCCCGTTCTCCCAGAGGACGACGAGTCACCTCGCGTTGCTGCATTTGCTGGATCCGGCACTCTTCAAGTGGAGCGAGTTGGACGGCTTTGAACGCCTCCTCGGAACGCGCCGAGAGCTCGCTATGGCCGTGTTCGGACTCGACGAAGAGCCTGATCCGGAGAACCCCGAGCTGCTGGCGTATCAGTTCGATGCCCTTCGTCGGTTGCTGCCCGCAGACGAACTCCTGTCGGCTGGGATGGCCACGGCGATGGCGGCCTTCGGAGAGAGCGACATCGCCGACCCGATCGATCTGAAGCGTGCCGTCGCAGCGGTACGTGCGCACGTGTCGGAGACCTATCGCTTGCATCACCGGGTCATTCGAAACCGGCGCCACGTCGTGGAGCAACAGAGGCTCGACGACGAGGGCAACATGGCCCCGTTCGAGTTCACGGGTCGCGAACGTCCAAAGGTCATCCGGCTGGATTCCGCTGAAGGTGACGCGGCGGTCCATGCGGTCGAGACGTGGCTTCGGATGATCAGTGCCGATGTCGCGGATCGCGAGATGGACCCCGCACCGTACGCCCGGGCCGCAAGCGTGCTCGTCTCTCGTTTGGGCGCAGGGACCCGTGACGATGTCGTTGCGGCGCTTGAAGCGCGACTTCTTCGGTCGAGCGCACCCGGCGTGACAGAGCCAGAGCTTCAGCGCCTGACCGAAGCTGAGGTACGTCCGTTCGAGCAGCGCGTCCTAGAAGACCTCCAAGAGGCCTCTGAGCGCGACGGTAGTGATGAACTCGCCGGTGCAATTGTCAAGCGCGTCAAGCCGGGTCAGCGTGCCGTGGTGTTCTGTGGTCCGGGTGCGCTTGCGGGTCAAGTAGCAGCGGCGTTGCGCGCCCTGTCTGCTCCGCTCGGCCCAGTGCATGAACATCTAGTCAGTTCCGTGACTGGTTCCCGCCAGGATGCTGTGCTGGCGTGGCGTGAGAAGGGTGGAGTCCTCGTCGCTGATCAGAGCGGCGATGTGGGTCGCAATTTTCAGCAAGCCGAGATCGTGATTCACGCTCGTTTGCCCTGGGGGCCGAACGAATTCGAGCAGCGGATTGGTCGCGTCGACCGTTACGGCAGTGGGCGACCCGCGGCGCAGTACGTCGTATCTGACCTTGACCCGGATGGTCTCCACACCACGTGGTTGCGAGTTCTCGGGACTGGCTTTGGTATCTTCGAAGAGTCGATCTCGGCCATGCAGGAGATCGCCGACAGCCTCGCAGATGCGTTTTGGAACAACCTGCTCGTGGAGGGACGTGACTATGCCCTCGACAAGATGGCTGACATCGGGGCAGCTCTAGCTGCTGAACGCCGACGGATCAACGAACTCGATGCCCTCGAGTCGAGTTACGGAGGGGGAGAGGGTGAGGCCCTTGCCAAGAACATCTCGTCCTTCGACTCACGGCACGAGCAGATCGAGCGGGCCTACCTGAAACTCATCACCGGCGCCGAAGGCTTCATGCTGTCGAATAGACGCCAGAGCGACGGAAGCATTCGGTTCGATCGCGATCCGCATCAGGCGCCACTGGTCAGCCCGCGATTGCTCGCCCGAGTCGTCACGCGACCAGAATCGCGTACCGGGTACTTCGATCGATGGCAGTTGACTGCCGGCCGTCGAATGTTCCGACGTGGCAACCCGTTTATCGACGGAATCGAGTCCGTTCTGGCGATTGACGACCGTGGTCAGGCCAGCGCTCAGTGGCGACTTGATCATGGCTGGCCGCATGACCCACTCGTGTACTTTGGATACGACTTTCTCATCGAAGCGAATCTCGCCCCAGTCCTGGACGCGATCGGCCAAGGGCAAGACGGACTTGCGGTCGCTAGGCGTCGCGGAGATGTCGCGCTGGCTCCTGTGTTCCGGAGGATCTGGATCGCCGTCAATGACATGGCCCCGGTGGAGGACGACGGGGTCATTGCGTATCTCAATCAGCCCGTGATGAAGGGCCGCGACGTCAACCTGAATGCATCCAGGATTGCCGCCTTGCATGGAGTTCTTGGGGGCGACGGAGTTCTCCAGACAGTCGGACCCGAGGGGTATGCGATCGCGCGCGATCACCTGGGCAGAAAGGCAGACCTAGCTCGGGTGACAAAGCGGGCCGCAGCGACCGTTTCAGAGAGGACGGACTTGCTCGTCGCCCAGACGAAGGCTCGACAAGTGGCCGCCGGGATGGTCGCCGATCCGGGCGCCTGGAGCCGTGAAATCGCGATTGGCCGTGCTTTGGAGGACGGCGTCTCCGCACCAAGCGTCCGCATGACGGCGGTGACGTGCTTGGTGCGCTCGGCCCAGTCGTGGAGCGAGTATGTCTAGAGACGATCTCGGCGCCGCCGCGATTGCCCTCGGCGTCTGGCCGAATGCTCCGTACATCGACGATGAGCCCAGAATCATCTCCGATGCGTGCAGTCGCCTGCTCGACGCGCTGGCAGCCCTAACGAGTGGTGCCGCAGGCTGGCGCGATGTCGCAACGTTGGTACGGCAGGTTCTCGTGACCGCGGCGGCCACGTACGGGTCGCGTCCATCACTGATCGTGCCTGTCGGTGATGTCTGGCCTACAGCGGAACAGTGGCGCGAGCTGAACTGCGTTCCAAGTAGCCTTGCCGACGGGCGCTTCAGCATCCGCGCCCTCAACTGGGCGCCGGATCCTCCGACCGCCGGCGACGCAGAGTCAGTCGCCCAGGAGCAGGTTCTCGCAGCCTTTCGTGATGCAGACCCGGTTTTTGCATCGGTCCGAGCTGACCCGTTCTGGCCAAAGGCCCACGGCGCGGACTTCAAGGTCTACCGCGGGGAGACTCAGCGTCAAGCCGCGCGCGCAGCGGTGCTGAGCCGTGACGAAACACTGATGGTTGCCCTACCGACAGGACGTGGCAAGACTGCCGTGGCTTGGTCCAAGACGATGCTCAGCGCCTCTGGCGTCACAGTGGTCGTTGTACCGACGATTGTGCTTGCCCTGGACTTGGAACGACGCACCCAGGAGTTGGCGCGAACTCGCAACCTCAACTTGAGCCCACTCAATCGTTTTGCCTACGTCGGCTCGCTAGATTCGACAACCAAAGAATCGCTTCGTGCTGCCATTCGTGCGGGCACCCAACGACTCCTCTACACAAGCCCGGAAGCCTTCGTGAGTGGGCTCGCTCCGGCGATTCTCGACTGCGCAAGCAGAGGGCTACTCCAGCAGATCGTCATCGACGAAGCTCATCTGATCGACCAGTGGGGCACGGACTTTCGTCCCGAGTTTCAGACGATGCCCGGCCTCGTCGCCGAAGCTCGCGACCTCGCCCCGGAAGGTTCCCGTCCTTCAGTCCTGCTCCTTAGCGCGACGCTGGGCCAACGCTCAGTCGACGTCCTGCAGCGCTTGTTCGGCACAGAGGACTCGGAGTTCGTGTGGGGCACTGAACTGCGTGCCGAACCGGCGATCTTTGTCGACCGGGCAGACACCGAGGCCACGCGCCGCCGCGCCATCTTGAATGCGGTGGATGCACTTCCAAAGCCGCTGATTCTGTACACGACACGTGTCCGGGACGCGCAGGAATGGGTCACCCTCCTCAAAGCCGCGGGCTATCGCCGGGTAGCCGGCATCACAGGCGCGTCGACGGAGCACGAACGAGCCGAGGTCGTGGAGTCCGTGCGAGGTGTTCGGTACGACGGCCGTCGTACCGCGACCACGGTCGACGTCGTCGTGGGCACCTCAGCATTCGGGCTCGGGCTGGACCTTCCGAACGTGCGTAGCGTCCTACATGCATGCGTGCCCGAAACCATTGACAGGTACTACCAGGAAGTTGGTCGAGGCGGCCGAGACGGACGGCCCACGGTTGCCTACCTGTGCGAGGCCCCGGGAGACCGCGACGTCGCCAAGCGCTTGAACTCGGCGGTTCTCATCGGCGATGAGAAAGGCTGGAGTCGGTGGCAAGACCTTCTCCGCCAAGGCAAAAACGTCTCCGGCCTGAGGTATCGGGTCAACAGGAGTGTCGTCCCTGCGTACCTCCCCGAGGGGTTCAACGAGAGCGCACAGTGGAACGTTCGCACTCTTACGCTCATGGCACAGGCAGGGGCGATTCGATTCCAGGTTCCACGCTGGAACGATGGCGGCATCGACGGCGAGACTGATCGCGACACGTTCTATGAGTCGGTGCAGGACCTCCTCGAGTTCGAGTTGACAAATGGGGAGCTCCTCAACCACTCCGGTTGGACGGGAGCCACGGAGCGACTTCGGTCCGAACTTCGGTCCTCCCAAGAACTCGCGCTGCGGGCGATGCTTGACGTGGTGGACGGCCATCGCTGTGTCGGACGGATTCTGGCCAGTCACTACCGCGTCCGGTATCGCGGTGGCTTGCTCTCGACAGCACCACGATGCCGAGGATGCCCGCACTGCCGGACGAACCCTGACACCGCGCCCGGCCTGAATGCGCCCGAACCAAGCCCGACACTCCCGAGAGTCGGGACGCCGACGGACCCCTTGCAAGCGTGGCGCGGAGGATCGCCCTCGGCTTTCGTTTGGTACGGGGCCGGCGAACGACCCGACGCCATCCTCACGCGGTTGGCTCAGCGCGGGCTGCGACTGTTCGCGGGTCTGTCGATCCAAGAGGCCGATGCCCTCCAGCGAAGTGTGCCAACGTGTCCCGTGATCTTGGATGACCCTGAATCGGTCGTTCCGCTCATG
This sequence is a window from Nocardioides sp. S5. Protein-coding genes within it:
- the mobF gene encoding MobF family relaxase; amino-acid sequence: MTVSMRRMSAGSGYQYLLRSVAAGDGTRSLTTPLTRYHSEVGTPPGRWLGSGVVAFGASQLRPGMQVTEEQLALLVGMGRDPITGGQLGKAYPSYKRLSDRIEERVAALDPEMTQEDYAAETTRIEAEETRAGMRRAVAGFDLTFSVPKSVSVLWGVADAITQERIVAAHHAAVSDVIALFEREVAATRAGISDADGAVAQVDVAGVAAVAYDHFDSRAGDPQLHTHVVIANKVLTVMDSRWRSLDGRPVFASRTGLSAYYDALLADRLSRGLGIEWELRQRGPDRNPRWEIAGVTDQLITEFSSRTREIELEKDELIAEYVARHGRMPSARTIVELRAQATLATRPPKEIRSLADLTAGWRRRAAERLGTEPTGWSQSVIGREGDLLTAEDVPLAAIDAIGAQVVAAVSVKRAVWTHWNLMAEAAKQTMDLRFATTEDREAVVGLIVDAAQERSVALTPPELALSPARFQREDGTSRFRPRHSEKYSSIAVLNAEARLLARAEKVAAPTVSGGVAGRAGGRGTVSLTGQQRRAVERICRSGRQIDLLVGPAGAGKTTTMRALRTAWISKHGRGSVVGLAPSAAAAQALADDLGVACENTAKWLHESDQGRTELRRGQLVIVDEATLADTMTLDRLTGIAACAGAKVLLVGDPHQLQSVDAGGAFALLVDRRADAPELNEIHRFANEWEREASLALSRGDVQVISAYARHKRIREGLTDEMVDAAYVAWRADCAAGRASIFVTESVRDVRALNERARAERLLMDGAVDHREAQLVDGCRASVGDVVITRQNDRRIRTTRGGWVKNGDRWLVTDIRRDGSVVVKRLRGDGRRTVLPPEYVAENLDLGYAVTAHRAQGVTVDTAHVVVTASTTRENLYVSMTRGRESNIAYVALDQPDDSHSTPEADDVTARTVLYGVLQHSGADISATQTIEAEYELHGGVDRLAAELETIAADAQHDRFVGLLSRSGLTAEQQAAVVGSTAFGPLAAALRRAEAYHHDLERLLPQVVGRHGLDDADDIAAVLRYRVDKLAATPPRGCRVRPRLIAGLFPEPLGPMSAEDRQAIDERKELIESRARNLLDVGIRGGTAWTRRLGEPPQDPAKCEQWVRAATSIAAYRDRYKVISDLPLAGSAANNAQRADRQRVLMALREAAALSRPSRTESRVVGAQLQAVSAP
- the dpdF gene encoding protein DpdF; the protein is MSRDDLGAAAIALGVWPNAPYIDDEPRIISDACSRLLDALAALTSGAAGWRDVATLVRQVLVTAAATYGSRPSLIVPVGDVWPTAEQWRELNCVPSSLADGRFSIRALNWAPDPPTAGDAESVAQEQVLAAFRDADPVFASVRADPFWPKAHGADFKVYRGETQRQAARAAVLSRDETLMVALPTGRGKTAVAWSKTMLSASGVTVVVVPTIVLALDLERRTQELARTRNLNLSPLNRFAYVGSLDSTTKESLRAAIRAGTQRLLYTSPEAFVSGLAPAILDCASRGLLQQIVIDEAHLIDQWGTDFRPEFQTMPGLVAEARDLAPEGSRPSVLLLSATLGQRSVDVLQRLFGTEDSEFVWGTELRAEPAIFVDRADTEATRRRAILNAVDALPKPLILYTTRVRDAQEWVTLLKAAGYRRVAGITGASTEHERAEVVESVRGVRYDGRRTATTVDVVVGTSAFGLGLDLPNVRSVLHACVPETIDRYYQEVGRGGRDGRPTVAYLCEAPGDRDVAKRLNSAVLIGDEKGWSRWQDLLRQGKNVSGLRYRVNRSVVPAYLPEGFNESAQWNVRTLTLMAQAGAIRFQVPRWNDGGIDGETDRDTFYESVQDLLEFELTNGELLNHSGWTGATERLRSELRSSQELALRAMLDVVDGHRCVGRILASHYRVRYRGGLLSTAPRCRGCPHCRTNPDTAPGLNAPEPSPTLPRVGTPTDPLQAWRGGSPSAFVWYGAGERPDAILTRLAQRGLRLFAGLSIQEADALQRSVPTCPVILDDPESVVPLMLSHPDPLVVAVADGTVPLDLRERLDLGLVTYVVGPQSTMSDVKPGWTLADTADVSIRASALMTEL
- the dpdE gene encoding protein DpdE, coding for MRVGGSIGSLVTFEGAPGIGRVTAVEGGAACVTFFESPVEVEVELAWVDLGLLRGVTLDEQTRVFVPTVDGRWRAGRVVGGRAPEYFVRFPNVHYDVEVPEASLRVRWDRPTKDPVQVLLAGANETPRFRDARQPVRNLLLAERAASMSATGLASAGVGIHEHQVNAALRIINDPIQRYLLADEVGMGKTIQAGFVVRQLLIDDPSRRVGFIVPEALREQWQAELLDKFYLDDFARSDGRLPFAIRGHHEVDEWNKFQSADLLVIDEAHQLARAESPDDQPYRQLTAVAHAVPRLLLLSATPFSQRTTSHLALLHLLDPALFKWSELDGFERLLGTRRELAMAVFGLDEEPDPENPELLAYQFDALRRLLPADELLSAGMATAMAAFGESDIADPIDLKRAVAAVRAHVSETYRLHHRVIRNRRHVVEQQRLDDEGNMAPFEFTGRERPKVIRLDSAEGDAAVHAVETWLRMISADVADREMDPAPYARAASVLVSRLGAGTRDDVVAALEARLLRSSAPGVTEPELQRLTEAEVRPFEQRVLEDLQEASERDGSDELAGAIVKRVKPGQRAVVFCGPGALAGQVAAALRALSAPLGPVHEHLVSSVTGSRQDAVLAWREKGGVLVADQSGDVGRNFQQAEIVIHARLPWGPNEFEQRIGRVDRYGSGRPAAQYVVSDLDPDGLHTTWLRVLGTGFGIFEESISAMQEIADSLADAFWNNLLVEGRDYALDKMADIGAALAAERRRINELDALESSYGGGEGEALAKNISSFDSRHEQIERAYLKLITGAEGFMLSNRRQSDGSIRFDRDPHQAPLVSPRLLARVVTRPESRTGYFDRWQLTAGRRMFRRGNPFIDGIESVLAIDDRGQASAQWRLDHGWPHDPLVYFGYDFLIEANLAPVLDAIGQGQDGLAVARRRGDVALAPVFRRIWIAVNDMAPVEDDGVIAYLNQPVMKGRDVNLNASRIAALHGVLGGDGVLQTVGPEGYAIARDHLGRKADLARVTKRAAATVSERTDLLVAQTKARQVAAGMVADPGAWSREIAIGRALEDGVSAPSVRMTAVTCLVRSAQSWSEYV